gtgataaaaaaaaaaagggaaattctGTTTAGTGAATGGCTTCGTTCTACGCCGGCGGGTATCCTACCTCTGCTGCTTTCAGTGAAGCGCCCCTGTGTGTACGgcatggtttatttttttcggGGGCCGTATTTTAAGCTGAATCACAGGCTATTGTATATGGTGCTCCAAGAGATATAACAATAAAGTATTTGCCGGTTccacctctccttcatccctttcCTACACGCTACTCAGATCCGTGTTCTAGTCAAAAGACCTCTTATTCCtggcgtgaaaaaaaaaatggcgtccAGACTGCAAAAAGTTATGGTGGACGTAGAAGATGCATAAAAACCCGTCTATGCGTTTAATTGGAAATAAACATTGTGCTCTCCTGAATGTCTTGCATCACCCCGTAactgatgacatcattttatcAGCCGTTAGACATATGGCGGCTTTCCGGGGCTGCTGGGTGTTTAAGGGGCAGGCGGTGTTAAGATATCGTCGGCAAACTCAAACGCCCATCAGGAAGCAGCCGCCATTCCCTGGGGGTATAATAACAGCCGAACACCAGATTTACCGACCCCGGATGGTGTTAGAGCGACTTGTCGTGTTTTATGGCAGCTTCGGCAAGCCAGCCGGGCCTTGCAGGACTTCTAGGAGAGGGCTTGAGTCGTACGCGCGTTGAGTAGACGCGTCCCATCCATACGCCAGGTCCAGTACCGACTTATCAACGCAAGCCAAGGCGGAAGGACGTGGGGAGAAGGGATTAGGGGGAAGTGGCAAGCGGTAAGGGACACATTAGCAATACATTGTTGCCTGCGGGAGGTAGAGTTCCTTACCGCGTCGCGATGGGCTGCAAGTGACAGAAACCGGAGAAAGACGCGGtacatccaaaaataaaaaataggcatTTCATGAAGGACAGATTAGGATAAAGCAATATGTTCGTAGAAATGTACAAATGTTTGAACTCTTTTGCTTTTGGGGAGAGCTTCGCCCTTCAGCGGCCAAAGAGTCCGACTTTCTTAGTGTTACCGAGACGAGTCGATAAGTATCAGTATTTGTACTTGTACAAGGAGTCTGACGCGTTCGGGGCGTTCAGGGATTAACTCTGCCGCCGCGGTGTCACGGTATATATCTGCGCTCttatcattaaaaaacaataacgtGTGCTTTGATTCTGTTTgtatttgttggttttttttcttgtcacttTGTTTACTGCAAAATAAACGctagtaattgttttttttatttttatttttttaaccacttCTTGCCTGGatactataatacataataacttATTTAACGCTCATGTGCTATCTCAAGGTGGTTAATAAGTCCGATTTGTTAGATATCGGGTACAAATAGATGCCAAGAAAATTATTAGTTAACCCTTCTTTGGACGCAGCGTTCTATTCCAAACCTGATATCTGTTACCCTCCAGCACTCCAAGGGCCACGCAGGGTATTAGCGGGTAGGGTATTGCCCCCGGCGCCCAATAATCCAAAATTCAGCGCAGTGATGGCCTCGCACGGTATTGAAGGTAAAAAATTTCAGGTTGTTGCCCCCATACATCACACGCTCGCTGCTCCTTCTGCCGAAGTCTCTGTATAAATTGTGGCCTTTTAGTGATTTGTCTGCTTAAATCTAGGTTTGTTTCAGACATAATGCCCAAAAATCCATTGTAGAAGGGCCACTGTCGCCACAATgggctctattcactaaacggagagTTCACCTTGCGACGGGCCACCTTCTGCAGAGcgcttggttggccctgtacaatgcattgttaaatctgtttcctcacccattgaattatacattttacagggccagctcagctcttctagCTAGAGGAGCCTGCCAGTCTTGGGCCTTCGTAACGAATGGTGAATGATTGACTCTGCGTTAACCCCGGGGTCTGTCTGTCGAGTCCTGCAGGGGGTATAAGGAGAGGAACAATAACCGCGTCTTTAACTTCTACACAATACACCTGGAGTAAAGCATTAACCCTGTGACGTCTTTAATCCTATCGATCCGTCTGGACCTCTTCTTTCTCAGCGGCTGCTCGGTGGAGGGCCGTCCACCTAGCGCCGAGTACAGGCGGAGAACAGATCTCTAACGGAGCGGAAGTACCAACGGGGACAAAGTAACGGGTTAATGGAACCCCCGTTACAACCTTAGACTGGTGAAAAACCATTAAAGGCTCCCAAACATTATGCTGGTTtgatttaaagctgctgttccactggGCGTGCCTCAAAAATTATCCCAGATACGTGCTGCATCAATGAGTAAAGGCAACCGCCTGCCGGTGCTCCCGGTTACTAACGGCAATAAACGGTTTCTTGAGATAAAAGATCGACAGATAAAGGGCCACTCACCCCGTTAtctaacggggggggggttacagcCGGTGGGAAGTGAATCTCAAATAATGGGGAAAATGGTAAAATCATCTCTGTTTAATCAAAATGGAATACAATCTAATCGGTGCAGAACAGTAATGGGAAAGTAAAATCATCCCGAGTGTGCAAggcttactgagagggtggtagttacgtggaacagcctcccagcaaaagtggtagagggtaatacagcgagggtattaaacatgcacgggatagacatacggctcctgaatctaagacaagaccaacgactgattaaggcttgagtctttacagcaggagaaaccggCGACTAGATTaattaaatgatacattttggGGGCAAACAAAGCGAAGAAAAAATCTTCTTCTCATGCTGAGAGCAGCTAAAGAGGTAGTGTTTGCAGTGGCAGTACTATAGGTTGCATCTGTCACATTCTCCGCTGTGGCTGTTCTCTCTCACTCCAGCGGATGGCAGCCGATCCCTGAGATCTCCCGTCTCCGTCAGCAAACATCACGGAAACTTTCCCAAGACAATCACGCTTTACAAACCAAGCAGCTGCTCtagtatttaattttatattttttggtcaGTTGCTGCCATAAATAGGGATTTTTTGGGGGTACCCGggggtatattttttatttaattaccaAAACAAAGAATAATTGTCCGTTAACATACGTAGCAGCGTCAATCGATGGGCCAGAGAGCACCGGTTCCAGTCATGGCTTTTCTGAAATGTTGTCGTTTTATTCAGCAAATACCCGAATTCAGCCTCGCTTTTCACACTAGTGATTTTTGCCATCGCTGCTTTTCCCCAATTCCTgcccgttttctttttttcacacttACAGAACGTGGCGGACAGCGCAGTTAGAACGAACGGGACTCGATCTCTCATCCCAACCTCTACCGCGGCATTCTAAGAATATTCTtctaaagtttttgtttttttcctttttctaaataataaatagaaataatttacAAGAAACCGCCGTCCCCGACCTCACTGTATGACCTCATTCTGCATGAAATAAGACAAGGAAGCGAACGACTCCGGGCTGCGGAGAATAAAAAGCTGAGTAAGGCGTTGGAACAATAAGGGGATTCATCGTCACCCCCAACCATTGTGCGGAGAAGAGACTCGGCTCACGGAGACGACAAATAACTCCTCGCGACGGGAAAACCCCCCGAGTTTAACGATCAGCAGGTTTCCCAAACTATTCTGTCAGCGAGTGAGTCAGGCGAGTGATGCATCGGAACCTCCCAACGTTTAAACTCTTCATTTCAGAATGCTTTCCCGGACGTGATCTAATCGGACGCGCTGCTCCGCCAACCAGCCGACAGATTCAGGGCTGCAGGTTGactaagcagtttttttttttgtgtaaaaaaataaagatttacacacacacacacacacacacacacacacactaatatacatacatacatgtttgGTTTTGATGTCCTCACATGCAGTGAAGATCACCCTGCCACACAACATGGATTAATTGGGGTGTAATGCAAGTGAAATTAtatacagcgccatcatattccgtagcgctgtacaacggggaACGAGTATAGAACACAATTCGACTTACAGAAGCAAGGACAGCCCACAGGGGAGAGGTAACAGAATGGGGAGCAAAACTAtagatctgcccccccccccaataaataaTTGACCTcttgagagaagaaaaaaaaaaaaataaaactaattttgtaaatgtttattagatacatttaacaaaataaataaaaaaactcataagaaacaaaaacatgtaaaatgagaaccaacaaaaaaaaaaaccaccaaaactttagtataaaaatgatttgtggGAAAAATGTTAATTCCATGACAGATATGCAACGATAGAAGAGACAGGACCCCCCCTGCCCccaaacaaaacacataaagGGTTCTGTAAACCAACATTATAGattttgattttaaaatgtCCCAATTTTCATAGTTTTCAGGACTTTGGTGAACGAGCGCTTGAAATTTCTAGAATGTTTGCAATCTCATCATGCTCAGCCGGCCAGGATGATGGGAGCTGCAGCCCCCGCTATAAAGCCAGTAAAACAGCTTAAAAGTAGCCCCCCGCTAGACAGACGATGGTTATGCAATCAACCAGCACATGGAAATCCAGCACTGCGAGGGTTACCTTTATGCGGATCCAGAAAGCTTCTCACCAGCCGCGCGTtgacttatgatgtcatagcaggCGATAGAAAGCTTCTTAACCCTATGGGGCTGAGCTCTGACTCAAATTCCAAAATTCACCAAATTCAGCCATTATGGGACAGAAAACACTgataaagaattaaaaataaatcgcAGAGCAACAAACACATTCCTGGGACGTCAACATCAAGGGGCCAAAACTGTACCGCcctcaaggggttaatttctaTGAACCATACCTTTACCAGGCATAGCAAACTGGTTTtggtgtaattatatatatatgtttttaaatgtacattttcacGTTTATCTCGCGGTCCGTGGATAAAATATTAGGACCCCGGCCAAAATTCTGACATTACATTCGATGACGCCGAGGCAGCGCATGCCGCACAGAGCCGCTGGGGCAGTAAACAAACTTATAAAACAAAGcacataaaatgcaataaatacgcaataaattaacataaaaaaattacagtaccataaaaaaaaaagcaaacgaGACGTTTACCCCGTTCTGATAACTTTAGAAGTTCTGTACATGCGCGGCTACCCTGGGTTACAAGCACTAGGAACATGATCATCACTCTGCACTTAAAACGTTTTATCGGGGCTGTAATTAAAATGTCGATCTATAATTGCTGAATTTGGGTTGCCGGGGGTTACGGGCAGCCCATAATGCCTTCGTATTTGAACATCGCATATTATAAGCGGTCACGGCCCCCGCCGGAGAGTCACGGAACGGCTGCCCGCGGCACGTTACTGAATACCGAACATCGAGTCCCCGTCTCGGGTGACCAAGATCTCAGCACGTGACGCGCCAAGGTCATCCAAGGTGAGCGCCGCACCGGGTAAGAAGAGTCTCAGCAAACCGTCTGCTGATTGATGATTTAGACGGCGGACACTCAGTTTGTGACCTTCTGGCTGAGCACCGCCATCGCGGACAGTCGTTTCCATGACGACATGCTAAAAACCCCCCCGCTGGGGATGTCGGGGACACCAGCGGGTTTCCTTTTTTGGGGTGTtgctttaataaccccccccccacccactgATACAGTATATGGGGGGCTTCATCTAGAAGGTTATATTACAACAAATTCCCCTTGGTGAGAAATAAAAACGTTAGAGGGCTGTATTCATGATCTCCTCGGGGGGTCGCGGGAATGCCGGCACGTTCTACTCCTACGCGTAGCCGAGAGGTTGCCAAAGCGCAGCGTGGAAGCCGAAGAATCGCGTGCGGAGTCCCGATGCAGAACAATATTTGAGCCGCTTGGCGGCCGGCGGCTTAATTCACCGCATGGCAGATTCATTCTGTCTCGGCGGCTGGACGGCGGCTCTACTAATAAACCTTCCCCATGTTTACGCTTTTTCGGAACATCGGGGGTCTCGGATCGGTTCCGCCCCCCAGAGTCCGTGAATAAAAAGAGTTCTgttgttttaaatgaaaacgATGTAGTTTAAAACGCAGCGCGGGCTTCCGGAACGTCCCGCAGATAACGAGGCCGCTCCGCGCTCCACCTGCAAATCGGAGCTTCCTCGGGGGGCCGCAGGTGGCCAGCGGGGGGAGCTCTCCCACAGGAGGGTGCTTTCACTTTTGTTGTCCCAGCAAGAGGAGAGGAGTCAGATAACATCCtgacggggaggaaaaagtaaatatttacaaCAGACACAAAGCAAACACAAAGTCATCAGCTCAGGatatacaactcccatcattaaaGGCTTTAAGAAAAGCTTGGCGGTAACCCAGGCTGATGAAGCTCTCTGCGCCCAAAATGCTCGAGGGAGGAGGGTTTTTGCGCAGAGAAATGCCCCGGGGGCTTCATTAGCAGAGCCCGGGGTACATCCTGTACAGCGAGCGGCGGGGCTGTGCGCACGTGTGCCTATTCATCACATAAACAAGACACAGCACGGAAAACGAAGACACGGATAATACAGAGATAGAGCGCTAAGCAATAAAGCGGCCGGACCCCGAGTCACTCGCTCGCCGTTACCTCCAGCTTGCTGGTGTCTTCCAGGCTGCGGTTTTTGGCCCGAAGCGCGTTGCAGAGCGGCGTCCTCTGCTCGGCGTCACGCGGGGCGTTCTGGGGGTCTCCGAGGTCAGAGAGGGTTTTCACCTCCGGGGGGCACGGCTTCTGTTCCGGAATACGAGCCACGCGGAACCTGCAACGAAGCGGCCGGGATTAATACAGATCGTGAATAAGAGACATCGCTATGGTGTGCGCCGGCGATATAAGTCACAGAACTGGATGGCACccgaccccccctccccccggaGCTCGGCTACGTCCTCCTTTTACCAGAGATTCCTACCTTCCCACGGACAGGATGGTGATCTCGCCCGCCCGGCCCGTCTTGGCCCCCGGTTTGGTGACCGGTAAGGCCGGTTGAGGCGAGAGAACGTCGGTCCACTTCTTCTGACTGCAGCGAGAGCAGCAGGGGCCGGAGCGGGACGCCAGGCCCTGGATGGTGTGGAGGTGATGCTGGTGCTTGCAGACGTGGGGCATTTGGGGCAAGAGGTGCAACCTGCGGGGCAGAGAGCCGGAGCCGGTGAGATACGGGGTCACAACCTCCTGTAActaccccccccatacacaatCCTACCAACCTACCCCAGAACAGATAAAGCATTCACTCAAGAtcacgaccccccccccccccggggtcaATGAAGTCAAAAGGCAGACGTCCATATAGAAGAAGCAACATACAGGCACAATGTACATCGCTACACATATTaactatacatgatacagggccggCCGTACCTGTGCGGAGCTTTATTCATGGCCGGGGAGGTCGGCTTCGTCTGATATTCTTTTAGAAGTTCCTCCAGCGCAACAGCGTTTTCTGCCGGGGGAGGGGAGAAAATACGTGAGATTTACGGAGAGCCTGGACCGCAGCGCAaagagggggaggaaaaaataaaatatactaattATTAATAACGTTCCACGATAAAAAACGAACGGTCCCGGGACTTTAAATAAAGGCGCGTTACGCGTCAGCAAACATTAGCGGGCCGAGGCTTCACGGCTTATTTACCTTTCTTCTCGGTTATGAGGCGCACGAGGACCCCGATGGTATCTTCGTTGGCGTTCTCCTCCAGCATACAGACCGGGGCCGCACCTggacagaaacaacaggttagACACAGCAGCGAGACCGATTGGCTGTTGCCATTTCATGTCACTAAAGGGACGCTGCAGCCGGATGTCCTCTAATGCAGCCGCGCggcccctttaaatattttgggtGTTCCTGTCGCAGATGCATTCCTCTTTACGGGGGTCTcggagaggggggggggcgcacaCACATGATCCACGGTTATTTCACACAAGCCGCCTGAGGGTTTCCCGCTCCATCTTTAACCCATTCAGAACCACCGCAGAGTAACGCAGCGACACAGCTGGAGTCCGGGTGCCTCATTGCCTTTCCTACCAACGTGTTACGCCTGATCCCTGAAGAGTTCTAAACCCCTAGAGATCTGAACCAAGCAGCTCGCTGCGCTCCCCATCCCCTTCTGGCGTCATTAACATACAACACGGACGCCTGCATCAGCCGGAACACGCGTGTTCTATGCAGGGTTTGCTGCGACCCACCAAAGAATGTAATTATAGCTATTTGGTAACAGGACGGTAACGGGGGGCCGCGGTCTCCCGGGGGGCTCACCGTTCTTGCCGTGCGCGGCGGCCTCCTCGTCCAGCTCCTTCCGCGCCGTGCAGTGGTAGCCCTTCTTTTTCAGCAGGTTGCAGAGGAAAATCCCCGACAATCCCATCATGCAGAAGACGGGCACGATGGCCAACACGGCGTACTCCGTGCCGCCCTCCTCCTTCACCCCGCTCTGCGTGATGTTGGCCGGCGCCTTGTTATCCGGCTTAGCGGCCGCTTCTATCGTCCTCGGGGAGCGGGAACGCAGCGTCCGGAgacctggggaggaaaaagtaaaTAAGGTTTATATGAAAGTCAAACTCCCCCAATGAAAGGCTTCCTATTACCAGCACCTAGGGGCTTTAAAGGGCCGACAAGTGGTTCCCCGGGCCCCTTAGAGCGGCACCAGACAAAGGCTGCTcgatattttatactttattaaccCTGTGGCTCCCAGGGAGCTACCAAATCTCAGTTAGAGCCTACCAGAGACATGAGAATATACAAATCAACACCGACTTACTGATTTAAGGAAGTAACagtggtagataaggggaacagcctctcagcagaagtggtagagggtaatacagtgagggtattaaacatgcatgggatggacatacggctcctgaatctaacctAACagtgggaaatatatatattatatagtagtaGTAAGTAGTCGGCGGCTCGTACCTTCGCACCCCGCAGAGTCCGGGGGGGCCAGCCAGCAGGGGTAACAGGCGCTAGAGCTGCTGGTTTTGGCCACCAGCGGGAAAAACCTGTCAATAAATGAAAAGTGAATTAAGCTGAGATTCGGGCTTTGCCACGGCGACTGGTTGCCCCGGGAGACGGACTCACCCTGGCAGACAGACCCCGCACTGCGCGTCCGACCCGGGGGTTCCGGGGCTCAGCTGGACCCTCTTGCGTTTATCGCATTGCGTGTGCGGACTGCAGGGGGACACCGAGAACCCGCTGGAGAACGTCCCGGGACCGCACTTCCTACAGGAGACCCCGACACCGGCTCCAAAACCGCAAACCTGCAGAAACACGCAAAACACACGCGATGTCATCATACAACGGCTTACAGATTCTACCCCAGAATATCAAGTCACCGGCAGccgcatatcagccatttgtatgattctcgctctgttatctgatccccgatctactaaacaccccgactccttatcatactgcctgtggggaacaatagaatgactcggtcttaatcacccagccggactctctgactaatgaaagtctatggaggaacggacttcattagcattgccataaagcatgaGCTCACTGTGGCGATTGAGCTGGGAAAGCAGACCGGGGGGTGGGGGAGATGGTTTTGTTGGCAGGGGGGTCTCGGTCCTCACCCTGTCCGGCTCTTCTCCCGGTGGGCAGACGGGGCACGTTATACACCGTCCTTCCGTATCCGTGAATTGGCCCTTACCGCACTCCGTCTGGCAGCCCCCTCTCTGAAGCAGCagctacaaaaaaacacaacacgAAAAGGAACGTTAAAAGGATTCACTCTGACAGgcggcccccgggggccacagAACATTTATTATGCGTATAAAGCAATGAAACCGATCAACGCAGGGAGACCACT
This sequence is a window from Spea bombifrons isolate aSpeBom1 chromosome 2, aSpeBom1.2.pri, whole genome shotgun sequence. Protein-coding genes within it:
- the RELT gene encoding tumor necrosis factor receptor superfamily member 19L: MTGDAFAVLLASLLLLLLLQRGGCQTECGKGQFTDTEGRCITCPVCPPGEEPDRVCGFGAGVGVSCRKCGPGTFSSGFSVSPCSPHTQCDKRKRVQLSPGTPGSDAQCGVCLPGFFPLVAKTSSSSACYPCWLAPPDSAGCEGLRTLRSRSPRTIEAAAKPDNKAPANITQSGVKEEGGTEYAVLAIVPVFCMMGLSGIFLCNLLKKKGYHCTARKELDEEAAAHGKNGAAPVCMLEENANEDTIGVLVRLITEKKENAVALEELLKEYQTKPTSPAMNKAPHRLHLLPQMPHVCKHQHHLHTIQGLASRSGPCCSRCSQKKWTDVLSPQPALPVTKPGAKTGRAGEITILSVGRFRVARIPEQKPCPPEVKTLSDLGDPQNAPRDAEQRTPLCNALRAKNRSLEDTSKLEDVI